The window tcaGGGTGTTAATGATGTATCGAAATTTAAGGAAATGTGTAGTGGTAAGGTATGAAAAGGGATATACCGGAATTGTGTATTCGAGTTGGATTTGTCAAGAACCGTTTTGtttggtgcaacagttatctattttcgggtggaagtgaggtagtaactctatggattttgtttcgaaaTTGACGAGGCACCGAGTGATTGTGAAGTGAGTTGGGTCAGTGTGGATAGTCGACGAAATGTACtcgttttattccgatgaggatggattattcgatgaagagacttgctaagttgtacatcgGAAGGActttgtgtttgcatggtattttcTTCGGATATTGGAATGACATCTTTTGCAGCTTTGTATAGTCAAAAGTGTAGAACGTTTTGTATCAGTGTGAATCGATAGAGAGAGTGGATGTGGTCTgggtgttgagatggttgtgtcgactgaattttcgaggacgaaaatatttaagtgggggagagttgtaatatcccaaattttattatttgactaattaaattaaatgaggatttatttacttaatttggacgaagtttgataattaattggatcgtcggtgttattgagaaacatgttcggattattaagtgaagttggaatttattcggttaatcggagaattaataaagtggaatatgtagagaaataatattagaaataatattattattggaattttatttaattgagataaagTCCGAGTTAATTGGATTAATCGAGAAATAATAtttagggtaataatattatttgttggagtataattatttatttgattactctattttatcagTTGGGCCTATTTGTTGGGGTTATAAGCAATTAGGAGGTGTTATTCATTTGgagcccaatataataaataaagatagtaagaaggGAAATAGGGTAGAGGAGACTCATTTTCATTTTGCTGGTTTTTGAAGAATAGAAgtggagaggaacaagaagaggaagctagggttttggaggagaaatcaagaggtaagggggagaatccataATCATTGTGGGATAGTATAATGGGGAAATTGGTaaattaacattattattatccATAGCTGGAattataaaatatgtatttttgttCTATTTAGTATATTTGGATCTGGtgagaaattgaaaatttgaaagaaagaaaCCAAGCTAATGGCGGAATAACATACTGTGTTCGTATAGCTTTGAAAATGTATGGCCATTGTATGCTATTTGCGGTCCGTCACCCTTCGCTACTGTTTCTATATATGAAACATGAaccaatattttattttattagtatgTTGTTGTACACTAGCTATTAGTCAAAGAAAACCGCCTGTTCCTCTTAGTGTACCTCACCCATTTCCTTGGCTACAAGTGATTAGCTAGTAGGTAGATAAATACTGACCACATCATAATTAATGGAAATGTCGCTTACTGTAGCCTTTCGTTTTAAACTAGAAACAAGTCCATGAGCTACACACTGTAGCGACATTACTTTAGTGTATTTTACATGGACATGAATTTAATGCTTTCTTTCTTTTCTATATCCTGTTCCGAATTTTCATTGGAAGATGACATATATATAGTGATGTATAACCTGGCcatgtttgattgctttatgATAAAGGCCTGTTCCATGATATAACTTTAGGGGCATACATATACTAACCTTATGCTTCCTCTAATCAACTTGAGATAAATGTAAATGTGGTATTACCTGACAGATGTATAAATACCTATCATTATTTAATGGATCACTTGTAATATCTCACTACTGTAGCATCTTGGTTTGTAGGATAGATTATATGAACCACACACCTTGATAAAAACGtgaaggatatatatatatacatacacatcttaattaataaatatgagGTGATATGATACTTGAGTATTAGGATGTATAATTGGTAGATTTTATAGATTAATTAGTAAACAATTATGGTTTAGTGAAAATGGGGTACTATATTAAAATAGTAGATTCCCAATAAAAATGACACATGaatatgttttattattgttCTAAGGTAGAATTTTATGAATCATTAAGTAACATAAATCTTAATGGCTAATGGTTTAATATGAAGATGAGCAAATCCTATGTAATTGACAAATAGTGAGTTAGCATATGATAGTGTTAATTAATAGTGTTGATTGAAATATTGGATTGGAATTGTGTGTTGACTATTATGTGTGattaatgcttatgtgatgagaatgttgtgtacaatattgtggataattcattgagtgaattattgtgatatgctaaatattaagatggtagagatgatcttaattgcatatgttgatttacattgtacatacattcatatcatggatgccttgaaacaaaggtggtttgctttgaaacaaaagcgaggcttagattctagagtgaatcggaggcggtaaactatatgtttacgtttggtgggctttggtcttgtccggatcggaagcgtggcttggattctagatattgaatcggaaagcggtgaaaccttgggttcacattcggtaccacatgcatagcgtcacataccTTGCAtcgagtcacattagagttatgtgatagttgattgtGTGCATTGATAGTGGTGTAACATGTGTGTGAGATTGATAATTGAAATAAGTGATGTTGAATACATGTTTGGTTAAATACGTGACTATGTGACTATTGTAGATGTGtacataattgagaatataatattggtATTGAATTGATATTTCCCTTGTACGCATTATTTACTTGTTAACATGTGAATTATATATTGTCTTATCATTATTTATATAACTATGTTTGATGTGATCACTTCTGGAATTATTAATTTAACCATTGCATTTctttatactttcttcataatggttcgtattctcacccttctgttttaatgttgcccttgtttggcgacatgcaggttctggagtttagtagccgcgtgtgacttagccggaggttcttccttggttattggagactaggtagtgagtcgatgctctggtcatgtaacactgggtagactaggagtattgaactcatgttataatTGTGCCTGTACTATGCTATGACTTGTGAACTTATTTATTAGTTATATGtcttttgagaggcttacaagccaaaccttttgattatgttttatgttgaattaagactattagtcgatgtatgatcatggtatgggacatgaatcattataaatcacatgagtatcatattttccgctgtgaatgcatatccaggttaaattgtgattttatattgagtgttattaaaatgaccaggagtattgtgctgtatagataaatgctgtcagtttttttttaaggtttttagttctttaaaagcatcaatgtgacgcccttttgaattatatgcatgttattctctgattatttgttaaatattttggggtataaaaaggggtgttacatctgGAGGTTAGCCGAGCACGCTGTGATCTCGTCCCCGGCAACGGCTAGTATTTTGGGCACGACTAGTCAAGACCTAGTCAACAGTCCCCTATATTCTGGGCCGAAAATCACGCCTGGCCCACGAAGATAGGAGATACATTCTACTCTCACGAGAACacttataaatagccctctatccTTGGAGGGCAAGGTAATTCAAACTTTGCCCAAAATCTCATACTTCTTATTGTACCTTGTTGCTCtcttacttactttggcatcggagtaacTTGCAAGTACAACCCCCTTTTTTCTCAACCATCACCGAAGATCAAGCCTACTGTTGCTGGCCACTTGTTCTACCCGTAGAGAACAGAAGGCTTCTTGAAATAATGCGTATAATTGTGTGAAAATGGCATGGAATCATGCTGCTTGCAATTGACTGTATGCAAGGCACGAGATGGGCGTGACTTTCCTATGGTGCTGGCCAGATACATTTCCACGTGCACCACTTTGAACCTTTATATCTCCATATTTCCTTAACCAAATGCCATCATCTTGAGATCACTGGAAATAGGGCATGTAATAGAAGAAGATTCATGTTGCACTTGGCTTGAAATGATAACTATAGCCCCTCAAAATTTACCATGAAGATGACTTGGAAAGTGTTTGATATATCTAAGGTGTTTGATAGAAAATATGCCTGGCTCTTGCAATTTCACAACTTGGAATCATCCACTTCAGACCTTTATATCTTTTGATCTAGGCTTCCAATTGAAAAGTGCCCAACTACaataatgttcatggccatgagGTAAACAAGTTTGCTTTTGAACTTGTCTTGAAATGATGCCTCCATCCACGTGTAAAGTAGCCATGAAGTCAACTGCACAACCATTCTAAAATTCTTCAAAATATTCTAAGTCCCATACTTTCCCTTTATGGAAACTCTCCATTTCAACTAATTTCCACTTTTGGCAATTCATGATTAAATCTTGATTTTGATTATTCTTGTGATATTTTCTCAACCAAATTTCACCTAAATCCATAATATGAAGGTTgaccttgatgttgaccaaaattccaaaaaatcaaCAATTGACTTTTGGTTTCAGATGTAATTCGTGATCAATGAACCTCTATCTTGATTTTAATCAATAACCAACCAATGGAAGTTTCGACTAGGTTTATTTATGGCTGATCCCGATACCTGTAGTGGTGAATATGTAGTCGTCGCATTGTCAGCAAACGTCAATGCATTCGTATGCAAACCCACCATCACAGATGTTGGCATACTATAGGGTTGTTCTCAACCATTCATGGGCATTGTGAAGCTTGGCATGTAGGGTCTGAAATCACTAGCCACAATCGGTCTAGGAGTCACATGGTGATTGTTTGTTGTTGATGGGGATAATATCACCCCACTTTGTGCAGTCGACGGTATGGCTGTCGTGTTGGCTATGGAGGCAATTTCTTCATTCAAATTTGCAGCGACTATGTCTTCCCCCGTAGTATTAAAAGGTTGTTCTCAATTGTTGTTGTTTCTTGGATTCACCATTctagtatattttatttttgttctacTAGGGTAATCCTTGGAAATCCTACCACTCCTCTATCTCATGCACACTAAGATTCAGAAGTTTCATGAATGGGCAACTTATATCCAGGTTTTAAAAGAGAAGCTGGAACTTTTCGCACAAAGGGTCTcaccaggtgtgccaatttgtttacttaGAAATTTGGTAAAACAAGACAAGTTTCAATTTACTTAAGGGATAAAACTCAAAAATATCTCGAACATATTGTGCAAAAGTTTATAAGTTTGAACATTAAGTCGAAAACTATAAAAAGGTAGTTAAAAAGGGCACTTTAAATGCAATAAAGTAACTTGAATGCAATAAATGACTGAAAAATAAAGAACTTAAGTCATATAATGAAACGTAAGCACATACATTGTAGATTACTCGTTTCTCTCAACACTAATACTTTGAGTTTCTAAAGGTTATGTAAAATTGCGGACACTAAAAACATAAACAAACACTGCTTATATACTAGTCCTAATCTAACTGTCCACAATGGTCGACTTAGGAAATTTCGTTACGTTCCAAAAGCCATGCAAACTGATCTCTGCAAACTTGACACGTATTTTCGAATAACCGTCTGATTTTATCCAATTCTAACTTTGTTCAACTATACCTAATTGCTTGCCacttggaaacctcaaaaatttATCTAAGTTCCAAAATATATATCTTTGGTCTTTGTGATACTAGGAATTCGACCAAAGTTATTTCGCTCTTTGACAGGACGAATTATGAAAATGGTCAAGACTGACCATTTCAATTTGAAGATCGACTTATTTCTCAAAAAGGATTATAATCTTCAAATCCTGAAGTCTTGTGTCGAAAATATGTGATAATACATTGTCGTTTTGGTTTGTTTTACGGCTCATCGCATGTACATGGGTCACCATGCTCTGTGTCGTCAGTCCTTAGGTCACCACGCCCTTCGTTGCTAGTGCTTGGGTTATTACACATGTTTCCACAACCTCCATCGCAGCTAACATCAATGATAAGGAAGTCTTCATCACCAACGGTAGAACCTGCGCCGCAGCCAACATAAGAAATGAACAAACATtctaaattaaataacaaaatataaaagatataaaAAATATTCCAACCTATATAACTGAATTGAATAGCATCCATGACAGGgccatttcaaataaataaaaaaataaagaatatgaTGAAAAGGAAAGACTCTCAACTTAGCCCCAATTgttgaattcttcaaagaaaggtTATTTAATGATAGaattgtttattattataaaaaaaagaaattaaatggtGTTGTCTGCTGTCTTTTACTTATTTCCCTCCCTCCCTTCTACTAAACGCAACTTCCTTCTTTCCCAtcttccattccattccattccgTCGTCTCTTGTCTTTCTCTTCAACTTGTTTCCATTTAACATCCTCAAACCTCTTTCACTTTTAATTTCATCATTCAAACTTGTCAATATCAACAATTTCCCTTCCTTTCTTCACTCACTCATCTCTATCTGTAAGTATTCAATTCTTATTTTTTACCACCTCTCTAAACTCTTAatacatattttaatttaatgcTTCAATATTTTGTGTTTCTTCTGAATTTCTGTGGAAAGGGGCCTGTGATGTGATTAACTAACCATGTTTCAATGTTCATTATTAATGATTGAATCTTCCTTCCTCCTACAATAGATCTAGAACCAATTTTTGTCTCTATTTATGTAAATTTGATTTCCTAAATGGTGCTGCTACATATCACTAATTACTTTCTTTTGTTTATTCACTTCCGTTTTTGTGAATTTCTAACTGTAAATTCTCTTTTCAATCTGTCAAATAAACTTGACTTTGGTATTTAGCCTctgttttgtttaattgaatttgtagtgttttataaatatgaaatgacaacaaaaaaatatttaattaattttagttaaGATTACATGGAGTAAttatgagaaaaaaaaaaaaaaaagcttgaaGCTAGTTGAATTAGATTATCAAAATAATGGTTATTAAAGAGTATATTTTATAAGCTAAAAAATAGTCCTGTGGCACAGAGCCTTAACGTGTGTAACTGTAATAGCTAGCAAAATTTGTTGCAACTGTTATCTAAAACTACTTGTAGGATAGTCATGGGCTCTTGTAGTCATTACTATGAAGTTAGTTCTATCTAACAACTCAGTGAAAAGTTGAATCTGttgattattttcaatttttgttcttttcttatgGAAAAGTTGATTCTTGTGATGTGTGCAAGAGTGGTTACCACAACTTGAACTTATCTCCTCTAGCCAAATTCCTACCCCACCTTAACCACCACCGTAAGCTATATTATTTATGACTAACTATCTTAAAATAATATGGTCATGTAAGACCCTTTTAATTTAAGTTTCAAGGTCAATTAACATCACAGCTTCAACTTATAAACATTGCTTATTTTTAATGAATAGCTAATCAGGTAACAATTCCTGTCATTATTTGTAGTAAATGAAAATACTGTACTTGATTTGTTAGTTTGAGATCTATATTTGTCATGACCTGCACAAATTAATTTCATGACTGTATATTTGATTCCTGCAAATGCTTAAAATCGACATCAAGTTGGTCCACGGCGTGAACTCACTTAAATTGCTATACCAAACCATCTTTCTCAAACAATTTGTACTAATGCTTAATATCTAAATTATCTTTAGTGATTTATATGATCTAAACTGTTAATCCTAACTAAACTTTGTTTATGAAAAATGATCTAATTTGTTGCCATTTATCCAATATTTTTCTTATGCATTTCAGGTCGGTGTACCTGTAAAAGAAAATGGCGTTAGATCAATACATGTCCCAAAACAATTTCTTTGAAGATAAACCGTCTTTGAAAACCTGGAATACCACCACAGATTCTAATAGAAATGCATCTGCTGGCTTTGACTGCAACATCTGCTTAGAGTGTGTGCAAGATCCAGTAGTCACGTTTTGTGGTCACCTTTACTGCTGGCCTTGCATTTACAAATGGATTCATATGCAAACAAGTATCTCTTCCGAATATGAGGAGAAGCAGAAGCCACAATGTCCAGTATGCAAATCAGAACTGTCTCAATCCTCGCTAGTTCCATTATACGGCCGTGGCCAATCCACGACAGCTTGTCAAGCTGGGAATGATGTACCTCAAAGACCTTTGGGTCCCAGATCATATAATACTACAACTGTTTCACAACCTACTTATCAAAGTTATTATCATCCTCGACAGTTCAACTCAATTCCTAGCAGTTACCCTTCACCCATGTTTAGCACAAGTGGTTCGTCATTGGACAACTCATTTGGAATCTTCGGTGAAATGATATACGCGAGGGTGTTCGGTAACCAGATGGAAAACATGTATACATATCGTAATTCGTATAGTTTTCAAGGGAACAATAATCCAAGGGTTAGAAGACATTTAATGCAAGTTGATAAATCACTAAGCAGAATCTTTTTTTTCCTCCTTTGCTGCTTAGTTATGTGTCTTCTCTTATTCTGAATaatatttcattttcatatttagtAGCAGTATGTACATGTATGTATCCTTGTATAGATTGTATTCAGTATTCTGATTCAGCTTGAGAATTTATGGTGACATGTGTAATTGTCAGTGTGATATAAGAGTATATGAAATATATGTTTGTAACTTTGTATAAACTATAATTGGTATTTTATTTTTTCCCTTTCAGCTTGTTAGGTACATTGTTCTAACGACAAAAACAAAAGGAGAATAAAGACAAATTTGTTTTGGCAAAAAGAATCAAAACAAGTTGTTGATTTATGCCATTACATATTTTATTAAGATTTGTTATAAAATACTTAGATTTAGGATAGCTTTGTTTATTGGTAAAGGCAAGGCAGCACTGAGAAGCTATGCCTTATCCACTGCAAGAGATAGGACAAGCTTGTGGTCCATATAATAAAATGTGTCAACTTCAATCCATGTGCTGGAAACAAAGTATTTAGGAGTGTATTGTATTAGGattttagtacattttttaaGATTATTTTGATATTCCATTAAGACTGGGTCCATGTTATTGGATTTCAAGTCCACTCAATAAAATAGACATGGTTTCTATCTTGATGGCAATACTTTAATTTTATCCTAACTTCATAGCACACTGTTGAACAATTCATCATGGATTTCAGGCTCCAACGATATTTTGAAGTTTTAGTCTAAGTCCCATAATCTAAATAAATATTTCAGTAAGTGTTTTTTAGTTATGTTTCATTGTACATACATAGTGTAGTTGTGAGCTAAACAACGTTGGTTTTTGTTCAAAAAGAATTGGTTCCTTTGGTTGTTTTGTCTAAGTGAAATGGGAATGTTAGTGACACTGTTAGAGTGTTTTTGGataaagtaatttaaaatttaaagtaatttaaatgattcaattgaaattcatttatttttaaatcattttgtttggatggagtattaagataattcattgttagatttttggggtcaatttttataaaatttaaattttttggaccaaattaaaaaattgaaaagtggggatcaatttgcaatttttaaaaacttgAAGGACTAAAttgt of the Vicia villosa cultivar HV-30 ecotype Madison, WI unplaced genomic scaffold, Vvil1.0 ctg.001238F_1_1, whole genome shotgun sequence genome contains:
- the LOC131634142 gene encoding E3 ubiquitin-protein ligase RMA1H1-like → MALDQYMSQNNFFEDKPSLKTWNTTTDSNRNASAGFDCNICLECVQDPVVTFCGHLYCWPCIYKWIHMQTSISSEYEEKQKPQCPVCKSELSQSSLVPLYGRGQSTTACQAGNDVPQRPLGPRSYNTTTVSQPTYQSYYHPRQFNSIPSSYPSPMFSTSGSSLDNSFGIFGEMIYARVFGNQMENMYTYRNSYSFQGNNNPRVRRHLMQVDKSLSRIFFFLLCCLVMCLLLF